The genomic interval TCCACGGCCCGGACGAATTCTACGACGCGCCCGGCCATGCCCTGGCCGAGAAAATCCACGGGGCCGATTTCGTCGTCTGCGTCAGCCACTATGCCCGCGGCCAAATGCAAATGCTGTCCCCGCTGGCGCAATGGCCGAAATTCGAGGTTTGCCGCCTCGGGATCGATCCCGAGCGCTTCGCGCCGGTGGCGCGGCCCGCCCGGCCCGAGTCGTTCCGTTTGCTGTGCGTGGGGCGCTTGGCACCGGCCCAGGGACAGGCCGTGTTGCTGGAATCGGTGGCCACGCTGCGGCAACGCGGCCACAACGTCCATCTGACCCTGGTCGGCGACGGTCCCGACCGCGCCACCCTGGAAACCCTGGTGGCGGCGCTGCGCCTGCGGGAAGCGGTGCGGTTCACCGGCGCGGTCGATGCGGCCTCGGTGCTGGGCTTGTACGAACGGGCCGACGCCTGCGTGCTGCCGAGTTTCGCCGAAGGCTGGCCGGTGGCGCTGATGGAAGCCATGGCCACCGGCCTGCCCTGTGTCGCCACCCGGGTCGCCGGCGTGCCCGAATTGATCGACGACGGGGTGCAGGGCTTGCTGGTGGCGGCTTCCGATGGCGAGGGCCTGGCCGACGCCATCGAACGCTTGATCGGCGATCCCGGCTTGCGGGCCAACCTGGCGGAGGCGGGGCGGGCACGGGTGTTGGCGGATTACGCCCTCAGGGTCAACAGCGCCCGCCTGGGAGCGGTCTTCCGGGCGCGGCTGGGGTATTGAGGCCCCGGCGCGGGGTGGCCGCCTCCCCACGCCCCGCGGCCGCCTGGTAGCCAGGGGGCCATTTCCGTTTTGTTTCGCGGGCCGCCCCGGCGTAGGGGTTGGTCCGTATCCGCGCAAACTGGAGTTTGCGCCCCGGCCTTTCCCAAGCAGCGTTGCAAAACCTACACCTCCCGTCCCGCCAAGCCCCCGCGATAAGCCTGCGCCGGGTTGGATGGGGCGATCCCTGTACCAAACCCGACAAAGCCGCGACCCTGGAAAAACCCGCCGACGGCTAGGCCAACCCTCCTGAAAACCTCTCTGAAACCAAAAACATAGATCGTCGGCCCGGCTCACGTCCAGCGCGGCCCGCCCCCTGGCACCGAATCTGCTTATGGCGTGGAATGGAGCGATTGGGGTCGAGGGCGGACATCGCCCCGGTGCGACCCCCCGATGCCAGCCGTCCGGCCCGCAGGCCGCGGCGCGGCGTGGTTCCATATCCCTTTGGTTCAGCAGTGGGTTGCCGGGATGGAACATTCTTTCAGTGGTTCGACTAGGCCGCCCTTGTCTTGCGGGAAGGCCAAATATCTCGTGGTTTTGCTGCATGGCGCGGGTTCAAGCGCGGACGAAATCATCGACCTGTCATTGGAGTGGGCCCCTACCCTCAACAAAGCCGAGTTCCTCGCCCCCGAACTGCCTTGGCCGCCGCGGACGGACGGGCTGGAAGGGTCCGGTCCGTCGCCGGTCCGGGAAGCGGGCATGGTGGAGGGCTTGCGGCGCTACCTGGAAGCGGCCCTGGCCGCCAAGCGCCTCAAGCACGCGCAGCTGGCCCTGGTGGGATTCGCCGAGGGGGCCGGGCTGGCGCTCGCCCTGGGGACGGGCCAAGCCGATCCCTTGGGCGCGGTCGTCGCCGTCGGACCGGGGGCCAGGCCCTGGCCGGAACCCGTCGGCGCGGCCCGGCCCCCAGGGCCGACGTTGCTGGTTTCAACCCATACCGGTCCCGAAGCGCCGGCAACGGACTGGCGGGAAACGCTGAAGGAATTACAAAGCGCCGGGATCGCGGCGGAGTACCTGGAAGCGCCGGGCGATTATTTTGGCTTGGACGACCAGGGGTTGGCCCGGATCGCCGATTATCTGCATGCGCATATCGCCCAATCCAATCCGGCCTAGGATACGGTCGTGGATCGTTTCCCGTTGTTCCCGAAGCGGATACCAGGGCCTCGCGCAAGGGCGGCTTTTATGCGTCCGCGCCTTCGCGTGGGGGGAAGACGGTTGATTCCAGCCAAATCCTCGGAGCCTATCCCATTGGG from Methylomagnum ishizawai carries:
- a CDS encoding glycosyltransferase family 4 protein, which encodes MSEHPRLAYLIGPYPASSHPRVLGEIAELRHLGFTIGVAALDGPAPEDPDGQPGRRGWIGAAAALAATLATRPLGFWRGLRLALGMGGWNPKRVAGNLAHLAGAARLGRWLRAGGFGHLHVDRATPAATVGLLTQAMFGVGYSFAVHGPDEFYDAPGHALAEKIHGADFVVCVSHYARGQMQMLSPLAQWPKFEVCRLGIDPERFAPVARPARPESFRLLCVGRLAPAQGQAVLLESVATLRQRGHNVHLTLVGDGPDRATLETLVAALRLREAVRFTGAVDAASVLGLYERADACVLPSFAEGWPVALMEAMATGLPCVATRVAGVPELIDDGVQGLLVAASDGEGLADAIERLIGDPGLRANLAEAGRARVLADYALRVNSARLGAVFRARLGY
- a CDS encoding alpha/beta hydrolase, with translation MEHSFSGSTRPPLSCGKAKYLVVLLHGAGSSADEIIDLSLEWAPTLNKAEFLAPELPWPPRTDGLEGSGPSPVREAGMVEGLRRYLEAALAAKRLKHAQLALVGFAEGAGLALALGTGQADPLGAVVAVGPGARPWPEPVGAARPPGPTLLVSTHTGPEAPATDWRETLKELQSAGIAAEYLEAPGDYFGLDDQGLARIADYLHAHIAQSNPA